The Kordia sp. SMS9 genome window below encodes:
- the gltB gene encoding glutamate synthase large subunit, giving the protein MMLKKQGLYLPEFEHDNCGAGFICSLTGKRSNDIIHKALEILVKLEHRGAVSADGVTGDGAGILIDIPHKFFEKSCDFKLPNAGEYAVSNVFLPQKNNQRAYCIEVFENEIKNQGLQLIGWRDVPVNSTILGEIAKETEPFVKQLFIGKTSETQSDRDFNLKLFAARKITEHTIYNSKLSQQKFFYVPSLSTKIIIFKGLLKPEHINEYYLDLFDADLDTRLALVHQRFSTNTFPTWDLAQPFRYICHNGEINTLRGNVSRMFSREEIIESPLFGNDIKKIIPTILRGKSDSATLDMVVELLLMSGRSLPEAMMMLVPEAWEKNPNMSDAKKAFYEYNSCLMEPWDGPASIPFTDGNYIGAVLDRNGLRPSRYTVTKHGNVIMSSETGVVDIKPENVAFHGRLEPGKMFLVNMNEGRIVNDEEIKEAIASKHPYRKWLNENLVHLRGISAKKGPIKYKEIELQKREVVFGYTQEDLDIIIRPMAQLAKEPIGSMGSDTPIAILSERPQLIYNYFKQLFAQVTNPPLDGVREELITDISLTLGSDVNLFDINAEHCKKLKIQNPVISKHDLDKIRNYDSNPNFKVESISMLYEVNRGLNELEIALENLMHKASKAIENGANIIILSDRYVDEKHAPIPALLACSYLNHALHKLKKRSKVSLIIESAEPREVHHFALLFGFGASAVNPYIVNEIVEKQVKNGDITKLEYLAAIKNYNKAIGKGILKVMNKIGISTLNSYRGSQLFECIGINSATVKKYFPNTPTRIQGIGLREIEQEIVKRHKKAFQENDINTTIEVGGEYRWRRGQEKHMFNPLTVAKLQESVRTNKASTFKEYSELINNQSKNLMTIRGLFEFDQFDPIPIEEVEPWTEIVKRFKTGAMSYGSISKEAHENLAIAMNRIGGKSNSGEGGEDQERFYKSSQGDWKNSAIKQVASGRFGVTSNYLTSANEIQIKIAQGAKPGEGGQLPGPKVNPEIAKTRNSTPYVGLISPPPHHDIYSIEDLSQLIYDVKAANREARINVKLVSEIGVGTVAAGVAKAKADVILISGFDGGTGASPLTSLKHAGLPWELGIAEAQQTLVMNDLRNRVVLECDGQLKTGRDVAIACLLGAEEFGFATAPLVASGCIMMRVCHLNTCPVGIATQNPELRKKFKGKPEHVVNYMYFVAQELREIMAKLGFKTVNEMVGQVHKLNRNKAIEHYKASGIDLTPILHKVEVSDEVKLYNTETQDHQLETHLDFKIIKQAHQALFRRQKTDLQLDITNMDRAVGAIVSNEISKIYGAEGLPEDTINIDFKGSAGQSFGAFATKGIRMTVHGNTNDYLGKGLSGGKLIIKVPKVSTIIPEDNIITGNVTLYGATSGEVYINGKAGERFCVRNSGAKAVVEGIGDHGCEYMTGGIAVILGKVGRNFGAGMSGGIAYVLDAEKTFKQNCNSETLNLEKLELEEDKVQLKQLLQNHDEATESPLAKRILDNFENYLPKFIKILPEEYRKALVRLEKEQLQTA; this is encoded by the coding sequence ATGATGCTGAAAAAACAAGGACTCTACTTACCAGAATTTGAACATGACAATTGCGGTGCGGGATTTATATGTAGTCTAACGGGAAAACGTTCCAATGATATCATTCACAAAGCGTTGGAAATTCTAGTAAAATTAGAACATCGTGGTGCGGTAAGTGCGGATGGAGTTACAGGCGATGGCGCGGGAATCTTAATAGACATTCCACACAAATTCTTTGAAAAATCATGCGATTTCAAACTGCCAAATGCAGGCGAATATGCAGTGAGTAATGTGTTTCTTCCACAAAAAAACAATCAACGTGCATACTGTATTGAAGTCTTTGAAAATGAAATCAAGAATCAAGGATTGCAACTCATTGGTTGGCGAGATGTGCCTGTAAATAGTACAATATTAGGCGAAATTGCCAAAGAAACGGAACCGTTTGTAAAACAACTTTTTATTGGGAAAACGAGTGAAACACAATCAGATCGTGACTTCAACTTAAAACTATTTGCCGCTCGAAAAATCACGGAACATACCATATATAATTCCAAACTATCGCAGCAGAAATTCTTCTATGTTCCGAGTCTGTCCACGAAAATTATCATTTTCAAAGGCTTGCTCAAACCAGAACATATCAACGAATATTATTTGGACTTATTTGATGCGGATTTGGATACGCGATTGGCATTAGTGCATCAGCGATTTTCAACGAATACGTTCCCAACTTGGGATTTGGCGCAACCGTTCCGATATATCTGTCATAATGGAGAAATAAATACCCTTCGCGGGAATGTTTCCAGAATGTTTTCTCGTGAAGAAATTATCGAAAGCCCATTGTTTGGCAATGATATCAAGAAAATAATACCAACAATTTTACGCGGAAAATCAGATTCTGCTACCTTAGATATGGTGGTAGAATTACTGCTCATGTCTGGGCGTTCACTACCAGAAGCCATGATGATGTTGGTGCCTGAAGCTTGGGAGAAAAACCCAAACATGTCCGATGCTAAAAAAGCGTTTTACGAATACAATTCTTGCCTCATGGAACCTTGGGATGGACCCGCGTCCATTCCGTTTACAGACGGAAATTACATTGGTGCCGTTTTGGACAGAAACGGATTGCGCCCATCGCGTTATACAGTCACAAAACACGGAAACGTCATCATGTCGTCGGAAACAGGCGTTGTCGATATCAAACCTGAAAATGTAGCGTTTCATGGGCGATTAGAACCTGGGAAAATGTTTTTGGTAAACATGAATGAAGGACGAATTGTCAATGATGAAGAAATAAAAGAAGCAATCGCTTCAAAACATCCGTACAGAAAATGGTTGAACGAAAACTTAGTGCATTTACGCGGAATATCAGCCAAAAAAGGACCGATCAAATATAAAGAAATTGAATTGCAAAAACGCGAAGTTGTCTTTGGATACACGCAAGAAGATTTAGACATCATCATTCGGCCAATGGCACAACTCGCCAAAGAACCGATTGGCTCCATGGGAAGCGATACGCCAATCGCCATTCTCTCGGAAAGACCACAACTCATCTATAACTATTTCAAACAACTATTTGCACAAGTTACGAATCCGCCGTTAGATGGTGTGCGTGAAGAATTGATCACAGACATCAGTTTAACCTTGGGAAGCGATGTGAATCTTTTCGACATCAATGCGGAACACTGTAAAAAACTCAAAATTCAAAATCCAGTCATCTCCAAGCACGATTTAGACAAAATCCGAAACTACGATAGCAATCCGAATTTTAAGGTAGAATCTATTTCGATGTTGTACGAAGTAAATCGCGGCTTAAACGAACTGGAAATTGCGTTAGAAAACCTCATGCACAAAGCGTCCAAAGCAATTGAAAACGGCGCAAATATCATCATTTTATCAGACAGATATGTAGATGAAAAACACGCGCCAATTCCAGCATTATTAGCCTGCTCATACTTAAATCATGCATTGCACAAACTGAAAAAACGCTCCAAAGTAAGTCTCATCATTGAATCGGCTGAACCAAGAGAAGTGCATCATTTTGCCTTACTATTTGGTTTTGGCGCAAGCGCGGTCAATCCGTATATCGTGAATGAAATCGTGGAAAAACAAGTCAAAAATGGCGATATTACAAAGCTAGAATATTTGGCAGCGATCAAAAACTACAACAAAGCAATCGGAAAAGGCATTCTAAAAGTCATGAACAAAATCGGGATTTCAACCTTAAATTCCTATCGTGGATCGCAACTATTTGAATGTATCGGAATCAATTCAGCAACAGTCAAAAAATACTTTCCAAACACGCCCACACGGATTCAAGGAATTGGCTTGCGCGAAATAGAACAAGAAATTGTAAAACGTCACAAAAAAGCATTTCAAGAAAATGACATCAACACCACGATTGAAGTTGGCGGCGAATACCGATGGAGACGTGGACAAGAAAAACACATGTTCAATCCGTTAACGGTAGCCAAACTACAAGAATCGGTGCGAACGAACAAAGCATCCACTTTCAAAGAATATTCGGAATTAATCAACAATCAATCAAAAAACTTGATGACAATCAGAGGTTTATTTGAATTTGACCAATTTGATCCAATTCCAATAGAAGAAGTAGAACCGTGGACGGAAATTGTAAAACGCTTCAAAACAGGCGCAATGTCGTATGGTTCCATCAGCAAAGAAGCACACGAAAATCTAGCGATTGCCATGAACCGAATCGGCGGAAAATCTAATTCTGGGGAAGGCGGAGAAGATCAAGAACGTTTCTACAAAAGTTCGCAAGGCGACTGGAAAAACTCTGCGATCAAACAAGTAGCTTCTGGACGTTTTGGCGTGACTTCTAACTACTTGACGAGCGCAAACGAAATTCAAATCAAAATTGCACAAGGCGCGAAACCTGGCGAAGGCGGACAATTACCTGGACCAAAAGTAAATCCAGAAATTGCCAAAACGAGAAATTCCACGCCGTATGTTGGACTTATTTCGCCGCCGCCGCATCACGATATCTATTCCATCGAAGACTTATCACAACTCATATACGACGTAAAAGCGGCAAATCGAGAAGCACGCATCAATGTAAAACTAGTCTCAGAAATTGGTGTCGGAACGGTTGCTGCTGGAGTCGCCAAAGCCAAAGCAGATGTCATTCTCATCTCTGGATTTGACGGCGGCACTGGCGCTTCTCCATTAACCTCACTAAAACACGCAGGTTTGCCTTGGGAATTAGGAATCGCGGAAGCACAACAAACCTTGGTCATGAACGATTTGCGAAATCGTGTCGTGTTGGAATGTGACGGACAACTCAAAACAGGGCGCGATGTAGCAATTGCCTGTCTGTTAGGTGCAGAAGAGTTCGGTTTCGCTACAGCGCCATTAGTGGCTTCAGGTTGTATTATGATGCGCGTATGTCACTTAAATACCTGTCCAGTCGGAATTGCTACGCAGAATCCTGAATTGCGAAAAAAATTCAAAGGAAAGCCAGAACACGTAGTGAATTACATGTATTTCGTAGCACAAGAATTACGCGAAATCATGGCAAAACTCGGATTTAAAACAGTGAACGAAATGGTGGGGCAAGTTCACAAACTCAACCGTAACAAAGCCATCGAACATTACAAAGCTTCGGGAATTGACTTAACACCAATTCTACACAAAGTAGAAGTTTCAGATGAGGTAAAACTGTATAACACAGAAACACAAGATCATCAACTCGAAACACACTTAGATTTTAAAATCATCAAGCAAGCGCATCAAGCATTATTCAGAAGACAAAAAACAGATTTACAGCTCGATATTACGAATATGGACAGAGCTGTCGGCGCCATTGTGAGCAATGAAATCTCCAAAATATACGGTGCAGAAGGTTTGCCTGAAGATACGATCAACATAGATTTTAAAGGGTCTGCGGGACAAAGTTTTGGAGCGTTTGCCACCAAAGGAATTCGCATGACCGTTCATGGAAACACCAATGATTATTTGGGAAAAGGATTATCTGGCGGAAAACTCATCATAAAAGTTCCGAAAGTGTCTACGATTATTCCTGAAGACAATATTATTACAGGAAATGTAACGCTCTATGGAGCCACTTCGGGAGAAGTTTATATCAATGGAAAAGCAGGCGAACGTTTCTGTGTACGAAACTCAGGTGCAAAAGCGGTTGTAGAAGGTATTGGCGATCATGGATGCGAATATATGACAGGCGGAATTGCGGTCATTCTAGGAAAAGTAGGACGCAATTTTGGTGCAGGAATGAGCGGAGGAATCGCGTATGTGTTGGATGCTGAAAAGACGTTCAAACAAAACTGTAATTCAGAAACGCTCAATCTTGAAAAATTGGAATTGGAGGAAGATAAAGTACAGTTAAAACAACTCCTCCAAAATCATGATGAAGCAACAGAAAGTCCGTTGGCAAAGCGAATTTTAGACAACTTTGAAAACTATCTACCAAAATTCATTAAAATATTGCCAGAAGAATACCGAAAAGCATTAGTGCGATTAGAAAAAGAACAACTTCAAACAGCGTAA
- a CDS encoding YheT family hydrolase: MPIIKSHYNPPLIFKNGHFSTIHSGVYRSVSGVYQKRERITLSDQDFIDLDWSFAAFHQNVSKLIVILHGLEGNAQRAYVKGTAKIFNRNGYDAVAMNFRSCSGELNRLFRSYNAGATEDLREVIEHILTNYPHYNHIVLKGFSLGGNMMLKYLGEPIRVPKEIKAAIAISVPCQLEGSLKQMRRVENYLYSRMFITHLQEKLKRKHEAFPSLIKLEDIKKANSMFLFDNLYTSKAHGYKDAQDYYDKCSSKQFIPYIKIPTLLINAKNDSFLSKCCFPIEEAEQNEHFYLEMPKYGGHVGFFDRNDVYYNEKRALNFATLA, translated from the coding sequence ATGCCAATAATAAAAAGTCATTACAATCCACCACTTATTTTTAAAAACGGTCATTTTTCAACCATTCATTCAGGTGTATACCGAAGTGTTTCTGGTGTATACCAAAAGCGGGAACGCATTACCTTGAGCGATCAAGATTTTATAGATTTGGACTGGAGTTTTGCCGCTTTTCATCAAAATGTTTCTAAACTTATTGTGATTTTACATGGTTTGGAAGGCAATGCGCAACGTGCTTATGTAAAAGGAACCGCTAAAATATTTAATCGCAATGGATATGATGCCGTTGCCATGAATTTTAGAAGTTGTAGTGGAGAACTCAATCGCTTGTTCAGGTCATATAACGCAGGTGCTACTGAAGATTTGCGAGAAGTTATAGAACATATTTTGACCAATTATCCACACTATAATCATATTGTATTGAAAGGATTTAGTTTGGGTGGAAATATGATGTTGAAATATTTAGGAGAACCAATTCGAGTTCCTAAAGAGATAAAAGCTGCCATTGCCATTTCCGTTCCGTGCCAGTTAGAAGGTTCGTTGAAGCAAATGAGACGTGTAGAAAACTATTTGTATAGCAGAATGTTTATTACACATTTACAAGAAAAATTAAAACGCAAGCATGAAGCTTTTCCGAGTTTAATCAAACTTGAAGATATTAAGAAAGCGAATTCCATGTTTCTTTTTGATAATTTGTACACTTCCAAAGCACATGGTTATAAAGACGCACAGGATTATTATGATAAGTGTTCTTCTAAACAGTTCATTCCTTATATTAAAATTCCAACCTTATTGATCAATGCTAAAAATGATTCGTTTTTGTCCAAATGTTGTTTTCCGATTGAAGAAGCGGAACAGAATGAACATTTTTATTTAGAGATGCCAAAATACGGTGGACATGTTGGTTTTTTTGATCGGAATGATGTCTATTACAACGAAAAAAGAGCGCTCAACTTTGCTACTTTGGCTTAA
- a CDS encoding YicC/YloC family endoribonuclease, protein MIKSMTGFGKSVEQLPSKKITIELKSLNSKSLDLNARIPSSYREKELLMRKTIAKTLLRGKVDFSLYLEMTAEETSTVINKAVVTEYMRQLRDIEPNADDIELLKMVVRMPDSLKTEREEIDEKEFEVIQNALQHAIEQLDEYRIAEGKVLEEDFMLRITNISELLQKVIGIDDERMASVKVRLRRALDDLKEQVDENRFEQELIYYLEKFDITEEKVRLANHLDYFSKTIDSPNSNGKKLGFITQEIGREINTIGSKSNYAPMQQLVVQMKDELEKIKEQLLNVL, encoded by the coding sequence ATGATAAAGTCTATGACAGGATTCGGAAAGTCTGTAGAACAACTTCCGTCTAAAAAAATAACGATTGAGTTAAAATCACTCAACAGTAAAAGTTTAGATTTGAATGCGCGTATTCCTTCTTCCTATAGAGAGAAAGAATTGCTAATGCGCAAAACGATTGCCAAAACATTATTGCGCGGAAAGGTTGATTTTTCTTTGTATTTGGAGATGACTGCGGAAGAAACTTCGACCGTAATTAACAAAGCTGTTGTCACTGAATATATGCGTCAACTTCGCGATATTGAACCCAATGCAGATGATATAGAGTTGTTGAAAATGGTGGTACGAATGCCAGATTCATTGAAAACCGAACGTGAAGAGATTGACGAAAAGGAGTTTGAAGTGATTCAAAATGCACTGCAACACGCTATTGAACAATTGGACGAATATAGAATTGCCGAAGGAAAAGTGTTGGAAGAAGACTTTATGTTACGCATCACGAATATTTCTGAGTTGCTTCAAAAAGTAATTGGTATTGATGATGAACGCATGGCTTCTGTAAAAGTTCGATTGCGTCGCGCGTTGGATGATTTGAAAGAACAAGTAGATGAAAATCGTTTCGAACAGGAGTTAATTTATTATTTAGAAAAATTTGACATCACTGAAGAAAAAGTGCGTTTGGCAAATCACTTAGATTATTTTTCAAAGACTATTGATTCTCCAAATTCCAACGGAAAAAAACTCGGTTTCATCACGCAAGAAATTGGTCGTGAAATTAACACGATTGGTTCTAAATCCAATTACGCGCCTATGCAACAACTGGTCGTACAAATGAAGGACGAATTGGAGAAAATTAAAGAACAATTGCTAAACGTATTGTAA
- a CDS encoding thioesterase family protein — MYFKEFDIRWSDLDANRHLANSAYINFMSHTRMGFLIENGFTQKELAKNNIGPVVFYEHMYYFKEAFPGKPVKVSLEVAGLSEDGMFFEFLHNFYDANGKNFASCEMMGAWIDLKTRQLIGLPTQFNDAIRNVPRAKTFKTLTKEDTRRFGKKPENLV; from the coding sequence ATGTATTTTAAAGAATTTGACATTCGTTGGAGCGATTTAGATGCAAATCGTCACTTAGCCAACTCAGCATACATCAATTTTATGAGTCATACACGTATGGGATTTCTCATTGAAAATGGCTTTACACAAAAAGAATTAGCAAAAAACAATATCGGTCCGGTCGTGTTTTACGAACACATGTATTACTTCAAAGAAGCCTTTCCTGGGAAACCTGTAAAAGTATCTTTGGAAGTAGCCGGTTTAAGCGAAGACGGAATGTTCTTTGAATTTCTTCATAATTTTTATGATGCGAATGGGAAAAACTTTGCCAGTTGCGAAATGATGGGCGCGTGGATCGATCTAAAAACGCGTCAACTCATTGGCTTACCAACACAATTTAATGATGCCATACGTAACGTACCACGTGCAAAAACCTTCAAAACCTTAACCAAAGAAGACACACGTCGTTTTGGCAAAAAGCCTGAAAATTTAGTGTAA
- the gmk gene encoding guanylate kinase: MNRGKLIVFAAPSGAGKTTIVHHLLGIPELNLEFSISAASREKRGNEVDGKDYYFLAPKAFRQKIKNNEFLEWEEVYPENYYGTLQTEVDRICDAGKNVIFDIDVVGALRIKRKFPEETLTVFVEPPSINELIKRLKGRDTESDEKIDMRVAKAAVEMATAPQFDVRIMNDDLDKAKAEAERIVAAFVGIDKA; encoded by the coding sequence ATGAATAGAGGAAAACTGATTGTATTTGCCGCTCCTTCTGGTGCTGGAAAAACCACCATTGTTCACCATTTGTTAGGAATTCCTGAATTAAACTTAGAGTTTTCCATTTCGGCAGCTTCTCGCGAAAAGCGTGGGAATGAAGTAGATGGAAAAGATTATTATTTTTTAGCTCCGAAAGCGTTTAGACAAAAAATCAAAAACAATGAGTTTTTAGAATGGGAAGAAGTCTATCCTGAAAATTATTACGGTACGTTACAAACAGAAGTTGATCGTATTTGTGATGCTGGCAAGAATGTCATTTTTGATATTGATGTGGTTGGTGCGTTGCGTATCAAACGAAAGTTTCCCGAAGAAACACTCACCGTTTTTGTAGAACCGCCAAGTATCAATGAATTAATTAAACGCTTGAAAGGTAGAGACACGGAAAGTGACGAAAAAATTGACATGCGTGTTGCCAAAGCTGCGGTAGAAATGGCAACTGCGCCACAGTTTGATGTTCGAATTATGAATGACGATTTGGACAAAGCAAAAGCAGAAGCAGAACGTATTGTTGCTGCATTTGTAGGAATTGATAAAGCGTAA
- a CDS encoding PrsW family intramembrane metalloprotease: MPLILLSIAPALLIIVYIYYSDKYDKEPRHLLMICFLLGAIGSILIASVSHLVTSQYFPELELEIWWIQFCKAFIVVAFVEEFSKYIFVRYFAQRHKEFDEPYDGIMYAVMVSMGFAVTENLAYSFQGGIETAIYRAFTAVPAHATFGIIMGYYMGKAKFSRNRIKFNLIGLALATAFHGTYDFFLFIDFIPGISIGAFMSLAIGILLSQKAIRIHQQNSHFKPK, encoded by the coding sequence ATGCCATTAATATTATTATCTATTGCTCCTGCACTGTTGATCATAGTTTATATTTATTATAGTGATAAATATGATAAAGAACCGCGACATCTACTAATGATCTGTTTTTTATTAGGAGCCATTGGTAGTATTTTAATTGCTTCCGTTTCTCATTTAGTAACTTCACAATATTTTCCGGAATTAGAACTGGAAATTTGGTGGATTCAGTTTTGTAAAGCCTTTATTGTAGTTGCTTTTGTAGAAGAATTTAGCAAATACATCTTTGTACGCTATTTTGCACAACGCCACAAAGAATTTGACGAACCGTATGATGGCATCATGTACGCAGTTATGGTTTCTATGGGTTTTGCAGTGACGGAAAATCTCGCATATTCGTTTCAAGGAGGAATAGAAACCGCAATTTATAGAGCATTTACGGCAGTTCCTGCACACGCAACATTTGGAATCATCATGGGATATTATATGGGAAAAGCTAAATTTTCCAGAAATCGCATCAAATTCAATCTCATCGGATTGGCATTGGCAACTGCTTTTCATGGAACCTATGATTTCTTTTTATTTATCGACTTCATTCCAGGAATCTCAATTGGAGCTTTCATGTCGTTGGCAATTGGCATCTTACTATCGCAAAAAGCCATACGGATTCATCAACAAAACTCACACTTTAAGCCAAAGTAG
- a CDS encoding DUF1761 domain-containing protein yields the protein MENINWIALVVAALSTLVIGFLWYGPLFGKAWMKETGITEAQAQKGMPLRFGLSVVLAFIAIFFIYATSVITGGMPPDEVHSINNPQFHTFGHGVIHGIGAALFIAMPVLVTNALFEQKSFKYILINVGYWIVTFAIMGGIVNAWV from the coding sequence ATGGAAAATATTAACTGGATTGCGCTCGTAGTAGCTGCACTCTCTACACTCGTCATCGGATTTTTATGGTACGGTCCGCTATTTGGAAAAGCTTGGATGAAAGAAACTGGCATTACCGAAGCACAAGCTCAAAAAGGCATGCCATTGCGTTTTGGATTAAGTGTTGTATTAGCGTTTATCGCTATATTTTTTATCTATGCAACATCTGTAATCACAGGAGGAATGCCACCAGATGAAGTACACAGTATTAACAATCCGCAATTTCATACATTCGGTCATGGCGTCATACATGGAATAGGAGCCGCTTTATTCATTGCCATGCCTGTGTTAGTCACCAATGCACTCTTTGAACAAAAATCGTTCAAATACATACTTATCAACGTCGGATATTGGATTGTCACGTTCGCTATTATGGGCGGAATTGTCAATGCTTGGGTATAA
- a CDS encoding ammonium transporter codes for MDNFLTILPNIITIQDAAPATTKDIEAAVTAINGDLGMLWMLLSGILVFFMQAGFTLVESGMTRSKNAVNIAMKNVLDICVGSLTYWLIGYSLMYGDTTNGWFFWSGLFQGEGADLFFQTMFAATAATIVSGAIAGRTKYSTYIIFSLVMTAVIYPISGGWQWQGEGWLTELGFIDFAGSSIVHSVGGWAALVAAILVGPRIGKFVEGKVVEIPGHNQIMATLGVFILWLGWFGFNGGSQLAWGGADAIGASNVVLITNLAAAAGGLAALITTWIWYGKPHLAQTLNGALAGLVSITAGCGNMTSGGAVLAGLVGGILVVFSIEFIEKKLKIDDAIGAVSVHGVVGAWGTLVIGLWGVNGDKAIGLFNGGGASQLGIQATGVLAYAVWAITLSFIVLFTLKKTIGLRVSKEVEEKGLDLSEHGTIAYPGKRDRGE; via the coding sequence ATGGATAATTTTTTAACAATTTTGCCAAATATAATTACAATTCAAGATGCGGCTCCTGCCACAACTAAGGATATTGAAGCAGCTGTTACAGCAATTAACGGAGATTTAGGAATGTTATGGATGCTACTCTCAGGTATTTTAGTATTCTTTATGCAAGCTGGTTTTACATTGGTAGAATCAGGTATGACACGTTCTAAAAATGCGGTGAATATTGCCATGAAAAATGTGCTAGACATCTGTGTCGGTTCATTAACATATTGGCTTATAGGATATTCATTAATGTATGGTGACACAACTAATGGATGGTTTTTCTGGAGTGGTTTATTTCAAGGAGAAGGTGCTGATTTATTTTTCCAAACTATGTTTGCTGCGACCGCTGCGACTATTGTTTCTGGTGCTATTGCTGGTAGAACAAAATACTCTACGTATATCATTTTTTCTTTGGTTATGACAGCCGTAATTTATCCTATTTCTGGAGGATGGCAATGGCAAGGCGAAGGTTGGTTAACTGAACTTGGCTTTATTGACTTTGCAGGATCTTCCATTGTACACTCTGTTGGTGGTTGGGCTGCTTTGGTAGCTGCTATTTTAGTAGGTCCTCGTATTGGTAAGTTTGTAGAGGGAAAAGTAGTTGAAATTCCTGGTCACAACCAAATTATGGCAACTTTAGGTGTATTTATCTTATGGTTAGGTTGGTTTGGTTTTAATGGTGGATCTCAATTGGCTTGGGGCGGTGCTGATGCTATAGGTGCTTCTAATGTTGTATTAATAACCAATTTAGCTGCAGCAGCTGGTGGTTTAGCAGCATTAATTACTACTTGGATTTGGTATGGAAAACCTCACTTGGCGCAAACTTTAAATGGTGCACTTGCTGGTTTGGTAAGTATTACAGCAGGCTGTGGTAATATGACAAGCGGCGGTGCTGTTTTAGCTGGTTTAGTTGGTGGTATTTTGGTGGTATTTTCTATAGAATTTATTGAGAAAAAACTAAAAATTGATGATGCTATTGGTGCAGTTTCTGTGCATGGTGTTGTAGGTGCTTGGGGAACTCTAGTTATAGGACTTTGGGGCGTTAACGGAGATAAAGCCATTGGACTTTTTAATGGAGGAGGAGCTTCTCAGTTAGGGATACAAGCCACAGGTGTTTTAGCGTATGCTGTTTGGGCTATTACTTTATCTTTTATTGTTCTCTTTACACTTAAGAAAACCATTGGTTTACGTGTAAGTAAAGAAGTTGAAGAAAAAGGATTAGACTTATCAGAACATGGTACTATTGCGTATCCTGGGAAACGTGATAGAGGAGAATAA
- a CDS encoding porin, translated as MKNLFTLTLLLTAFVLSAQEKPDASEKKFSFEGSVDAYYRTNFTAPNDDNQIAPGTSFVDTAGFSLGMANLIASYEKGKIGGVADLVFGPRGEAASATVLNQLYAYYNISENTKLTIGKFNTFLGYEVISPVGNFNYSTSYLFSNGPFSHTGLKADFTLSEDFSLMLGVFNQTDVTEFNPDGSYAVGAQLGYSDQFLNLLYDKAGLGFEIDYTGGFDATEDFFIGINAAYADNEGEGFYGAALYPQYSTSEALTIGLRGEFFQTQSDAISDDPSVFAVTLTGSYIIEEDLIIKPELRLDSGSEDIFIDTDLMPTKSLASFVLGAIYNF; from the coding sequence ATGAAAAATTTATTTACTCTTACATTGCTTTTAACAGCTTTTGTTTTAAGCGCACAGGAAAAACCAGATGCCTCTGAGAAAAAATTCAGCTTTGAAGGAAGTGTAGATGCATATTACAGAACCAATTTTACAGCTCCAAATGACGACAATCAAATTGCTCCTGGGACTTCATTTGTAGATACAGCAGGTTTTTCTTTAGGTATGGCTAATCTTATTGCCAGTTATGAAAAAGGGAAAATAGGTGGTGTAGCCGACTTAGTTTTTGGGCCAAGAGGTGAAGCTGCAAGTGCAACTGTGTTGAATCAGCTATATGCTTATTATAATATTAGTGAAAATACAAAACTTACTATTGGTAAGTTTAATACTTTTTTAGGGTATGAGGTTATTTCTCCGGTTGGAAACTTTAACTACAGTACTTCGTATTTATTTTCAAACGGTCCTTTTTCACACACTGGTTTGAAAGCTGATTTTACACTTTCTGAAGATTTTAGTTTAATGCTAGGTGTGTTCAATCAAACAGATGTTACTGAATTCAATCCTGATGGTAGTTATGCTGTTGGAGCACAATTAGGCTACAGCGATCAATTCTTAAACCTATTATATGACAAAGCTGGGTTAGGTTTTGAAATTGACTATACTGGAGGTTTTGATGCTACAGAAGATTTCTTTATTGGAATTAATGCAGCGTATGCAGATAATGAAGGTGAAGGATTTTATGGCGCAGCACTTTATCCACAATACAGCACTAGTGAAGCATTAACTATTGGCTTACGTGGAGAGTTTTTCCAAACACAGAGCGATGCAATAAGTGATGATCCTAGTGTATTTGCTGTAACACTTACAGGTAGCTATATCATTGAAGAAGATTTAATTATTAAGCCAGAACTAAGACTGGATAGTGGTTCTGAAGATATCTTTATTGACACCGATTTAATGCCGACAAAAAGCTTAGCATCTTTTGTTTTAGGTGCTATCTACAATTTTTAA